Proteins from one Pseudomonas sp. KBS0710 genomic window:
- a CDS encoding symmetrical bis(5'-nucleosyl)-tetraphosphatase: protein MTTYAVGDLQGCLEPLKCLLERVAFNPASDRLWLVGDLVNRGPESLETLRFLYKMRDSLVCVLGNHDLHLLAAGNNIERLKKGDTLREILEAPDRTELLDWLRRQKLMHYDEGRNMALVHAGIPPQWTLKKALKCAAEVESALADDNLYTAYLDGMYGNEPVKWDNDLTGVARLRVITNYFTRMRFCTAEGKLDLKSKEGADTALPGYKPWFEHKERKTRDTKIVFGHWAALEGQCNEPGVFALDTGCVWGGSMTLMNIDTGERLSCQCESPLSVTLPGAKP from the coding sequence ATGACGACGTACGCGGTCGGTGACCTGCAAGGCTGCCTGGAACCCCTCAAGTGCCTGCTGGAGCGCGTAGCCTTCAACCCGGCGAGCGACCGCTTGTGGCTGGTCGGTGACCTGGTCAACCGCGGCCCCGAGTCCCTGGAGACCCTGCGCTTTCTTTATAAGATGCGTGACTCCTTGGTGTGCGTGCTGGGCAACCATGACCTGCACCTGCTGGCGGCTGGCAATAACATTGAGCGCCTGAAAAAGGGCGACACCCTGCGCGAGATCCTCGAAGCGCCGGACCGCACCGAGCTGCTGGACTGGCTGCGCCGCCAGAAGCTTATGCATTACGACGAAGGCCGCAACATGGCCTTGGTACACGCCGGCATCCCGCCCCAGTGGACGCTGAAGAAAGCCCTCAAGTGCGCCGCCGAAGTCGAAAGCGCCCTGGCCGATGACAACCTGTACACCGCCTACCTCGACGGCATGTACGGCAACGAGCCGGTCAAGTGGGACAACGACCTCACCGGCGTGGCCCGCCTGCGCGTGATCACCAATTACTTCACACGCATGCGCTTCTGTACCGCCGAAGGCAAACTGGACCTCAAGAGCAAGGAAGGCGCCGACACCGCACTGCCTGGCTACAAGCCGTGGTTCGAGCATAAAGAACGCAAGACCCGTGACACCAAGATCGTTTTCGGCCACTGGGCCGCCCTTGAAGGCCAGTGCAACGAACCCGGCGTATTCGCCCTCGACACCGGCTGCGTGTGGGGTGGCAGCATGACCTTGATGAACATCGACACCGGCGAGCGCCTGAGCTGCCAGTGCGAATCTCCCCTTTCTGTAACACTGCCGGGCGCCAAGCCCTAG
- the glpE gene encoding thiosulfate sulfurtransferase GlpE — translation MSEFKRIPPEKAQALREQGAVVVDIRDQPTYAAAHISGAQHLDNHNIQDFIRAADLDAPVIVACYHGNSSQSAAAYLISQGFSDVYSLDGGFELWRTTYPAEIASDNSQ, via the coding sequence ATGAGCGAATTCAAACGTATCCCTCCCGAAAAGGCCCAGGCCCTGCGCGAGCAAGGCGCCGTGGTGGTCGACATCCGCGATCAGCCGACCTATGCAGCGGCTCACATCAGCGGTGCGCAGCATCTGGACAACCACAACATCCAGGACTTCATCCGTGCCGCCGACCTCGACGCGCCGGTGATCGTGGCTTGCTACCACGGCAATTCCAGCCAGAGCGCAGCGGCCTATCTGATCAGCCAGGGCTTCTCCGACGTCTATAGCCTGGACGGCGGCTTCGAACTGTGGCGTACGACCTATCCTGCAGAAATTGCCTCCGACAATTCGCAATAA